A portion of the Kwoniella newhampshirensis strain CBS 13917 chromosome 1, whole genome shotgun sequence genome contains these proteins:
- a CDS encoding 60S ribosomal protein uL24, translating into MSSPLSKDLRSKHTTRSMPIRKDDEVLIVRGKYKGREGKVTQVYRKKWVIHVERVHVEKSNAATVPVGIHPSNVVITNLKLDNDRRAILERKGSKESAKTEKKESGDVEMVE; encoded by the exons atgtcttctcctctcagcAAGGACCTCCGCTCCAAGCACACC ACCCGATCCATGCCTATCaggaaggacgacgaggtctTGATCGTCAGGGGAAAGTACAAGGGTCGAGAGGGCAAGGTCACTCAG GTCTACCGAAAGAAGTGGGTCATCCACGTTGAGCGAGTCCACGTCGAGAAGTCCAACGCCGCCACCGTCCCCGTCGGTATCCACCCCTCCAACGTTGTCATCACGAAcctcaag CTCGACAACGACCGACGAGCTATCCTCGAGCGAAAGGGTTCCAAGGAGTCTGCGAagaccgagaagaaggagtcTGGTGATGTCGAGATGGTCGAGTAA
- a CDS encoding methionine-R-sulfoxide reductase produces the protein MPFISPTLVRTTLSSVRSSSRTAIKTPGGFATNTARLSGFGLPFALFGSSTRDMSQHPVQKSDEEWRAVLSPEQFRVLRKQGTERPGSSAFDKKDDPGVYHCAGCDAPLYTSKTKFKSGCGWPAFYDTVPGAVVRHEDTTLGMTRTEIVCAKCGGHLGHVFKGEGYSNPIDERHCVNGISLTFKQV, from the exons ATGCCTTTCATCTCACCCACACTCGTGCGAACAACACTCTCGTCAGTCAGATCTTCATCCCGAACAGCCATCAAGACACCAGGAGGATTCGCCACCAATACAGCCAGATTGTCAGGATTCGGATTACCTTTTGCACTCTTCGGATCATCCACCAGAGACATGTCACAACATCCCGTACAgaagagcgatgaggagtgGAGAGCGGTGCTCAGTCctgagcag TTTCGAGTGTTGAGAAAGCAGGGTACTGAACGACCTGGTTCCTCTGCTTTtgacaagaaggacgatCCTGGAGTATATC ACTGCGCCGGTTGTGATGCTCCCCTCTACACCTCGAAGACAAAGTT TAAGTCAGGCTGTGGTTGGCCCGCATTCTACGACACTGTACCGGGTGCTGTCGTCCGTCATGAGGACACGACCCTGGGGATGACCAGGACCGAGATTGTCTGTGCCAAGTG TGGTGGACATCTCGGTCACGTCTTCAAAGGCGAGGGATATTCCAATCCGATCGACGAGCG ACACTGCGTCAACGGTATCTCCTTGACTTTCAAGCAGGTGTAG